From the genome of Sphingomonas sp. HMP6, one region includes:
- a CDS encoding tyrosine-type recombinase/integrase, giving the protein MMKHNAANERIKRDYFRYLVDAKRQDEATIDGVAKSLARFEESTKARDFKRFHREQAMAFKAKLADAANARTGERLSKATLNSTMRDLRAFFFWLAHVPGFKSHIQYADADYFNLSHKDVAVATAVREKPVPTLEQVHHVLSAMPVATDLQRRDRALLAFTALTGARVRALSSFQLRHVDLAGGYVEQDARAVRTKFAKTFRTYFKPIGGDALAILAAWCEELTRDHLWSASDPLFPASHVGLDESGSFIATKLSRNGWTTTSPIRDIFRRAFAAAGLPYFNPHSFRDMLVRFGMSLDLSAEAMKAWSQNLGHADVLTTFTSYGTVPTHRQGELIRAAGRSHSANDLMDDPTVRALIVAIQRKA; this is encoded by the coding sequence ATGATGAAACACAACGCGGCAAATGAGCGGATCAAGCGCGATTACTTCCGTTACCTGGTGGACGCAAAACGACAGGACGAAGCCACGATCGATGGCGTCGCCAAGTCCCTTGCGCGGTTCGAGGAATCGACCAAGGCGCGCGACTTCAAACGATTTCACCGCGAACAGGCGATGGCGTTCAAGGCCAAGCTTGCCGATGCCGCCAACGCGCGGACTGGCGAACGACTGAGCAAGGCGACGCTCAATTCCACCATGCGCGACTTGCGGGCTTTCTTCTTTTGGCTGGCGCACGTTCCCGGTTTCAAGTCGCATATCCAATATGCCGATGCCGATTATTTCAACCTCAGTCACAAGGATGTGGCGGTCGCCACGGCGGTGCGCGAAAAGCCGGTGCCGACGCTGGAACAGGTTCACCATGTCTTGTCCGCGATGCCGGTCGCTACCGATCTGCAACGGCGCGACCGGGCGCTATTGGCGTTCACCGCATTGACCGGCGCACGAGTACGGGCGCTTTCATCGTTCCAGCTCCGGCACGTCGATCTGGCGGGCGGCTATGTCGAACAGGATGCACGAGCGGTTCGGACCAAATTCGCGAAGACGTTCCGAACCTATTTCAAACCCATCGGCGGCGACGCGCTCGCGATCCTTGCGGCATGGTGCGAGGAACTGACCCGCGATCATTTATGGAGTGCCAGCGATCCGCTGTTCCCGGCGTCGCACGTGGGGCTGGACGAAAGCGGGAGCTTTATTGCGACCAAACTATCCCGAAATGGCTGGACCACGACATCGCCGATTCGCGACATATTCCGGCGTGCGTTCGCGGCGGCGGGGTTGCCCTACTTCAATCCGCATAGCTTTCGCGACATGCTGGTGCGTTTCGGCATGTCGCTCGACCTATCAGCGGAGGCCATGAAGGCATGGTCGCAAAATCTTGGCCATGCCGACGTGCTGACCACCTTTACCAGCTACGGCACCGTCCCGACGCATCGACAAGGCGAACTGATCCGCGCGGCGGGAAGGTCGCACTCAGCAAATGATCTTATGGACGATCCGACTGTCCGCGCCCTGATCGTGGCAATTCAGCGAAAGGCCTGA